A genomic stretch from Camelus ferus isolate YT-003-E chromosome 17, BCGSAC_Cfer_1.0, whole genome shotgun sequence includes:
- the IQCF6 gene encoding IQ domain-containing protein F6: MDEWTLKIRAMDTQNVSEARTEGTCPADDEQCLKLEKAAIKIQSWWRGNMVRRTLLHAALRAWVIQCWWRSMQAKMLEQRRRLALRLYTCQEWAVVKVQAQVRMWQARRRFLQARQAACIIQSHWRWHASQTRGLIQGRYEVRASRLELDIEILMT, from the exons ATGGATGAGTGGACTCTGAAGATCAGGGCCATGGACACACAAAATGTGAGTGAGGCCCGTACAGAAGGGACCTGCCCAGCGGATGATGAGCAGTGTTTAAAG TTAGAGAAGGCAGCCATAAAGATTCAGTCCTGGTGGCGTGGCAACATGGTACGCCGGACATTACTGCACGCAGCACTCAGGGCCTGGGTCATCCAGTGCTGGTGGAGGTCGATGCAGGCCAAGATGCTGGAGCAAAGACGGCGCCTGGCACTAAGACTCTACACCTGCCAGGAGTGGGCCGTGGTGAAGGTGCAGGCACAGGTTCGGATGTGGCAGGCCCGCAGACGGTTTCTCCAGGCACGCCAAGCAGCCTGCATCATCCAGTCTCACTGGCGCTGGCATGCCAGCCAAACCCGAGGCCTGATCCAGGGCCGCTACGAGGTCAGAGCCAGCCGGCTAGAGCTCGACATCGAAATCCTCATGACCTAG